Below is a genomic region from Zea mays cultivar B73 chromosome 9, Zm-B73-REFERENCE-NAM-5.0, whole genome shotgun sequence.
AAATTCATATTTAGGGAGTTGTTTACATAACTACTGGAGATGCTTTTACGGCAGCGCTCAAATTGGGGGGTGGGGGGGGGGCATGAGCCAAACTCCGGTTTGGCTTGGTCGGCTTTTAAAACCAAAAAGGCCCGAAATGTCATTTCGTCGTCCCTCTGAGGGTAAGATGTAAGAGTGATCAATACGACTGTTCACTCACGGGTCACCAAAAGCTCTACATACTGGGATCTGTCTGTCTGTCCTATGGGGCAAACGCGTAGCTGAAGCATGTCGGGTTGTCCGATCAGCGTCATCAGGCACTAAGCCGTAAAGCCATGGATTATGCGCGGTCCGAACGCGACAGCAAAGCTGGATGGAGCGACGGCGACGGCTGCAGATTCGAAGggacggcagcagcagcagcgcgcTTGCGCTTTGGATATACGGTCGGGTTCTCTGGATGGAACGGCGGTGCACGCATCAACTGATCGGATCGCCGATGAGAGAAGCAGATGCACAAACAGAGAGCTTAGTTATAGTATTAGCGATGGCGGTGGTGCAGGTCATCAAAACTCAGAAGCCGTTAACGCAACGCCGGCCGGCCCCGTCTCTCTACGACTACGAGAACAGCAGAGCAGCCCAACGTTCCGAGATCGTACACGCGTTGCAGGGTTTACACAGCCACTGGCAATTAATTAATGCGCTACTATAATTACTACTAGTGTGCGGTGAGGGGTGCATGGAGCTCCTCCGTGTCCGTCCGTCAGTGAACGCACTTGGACGACGGCGGCGGTGCCTCGACGCCGGCGGCGACGtggtggccgccgccgccgccgccgagcgcgTGCTTGCCGTAGCCGTTGGTGCCGCCGTTGGGAGCCGAGGTGAGGGGCAGCTCGGCGACGGCCGGCTTGCCGCCGTTGCCGAGGTGGTCCTTGCTCTTGCCCCAGATGAGGCAGTACAGCCCCACCACTATGATCGCCGCGCCGATCACGCTGCAACCGCAAAACCATCAGTAAAATTAAAATTAACCTGCTCAGGTGCTTGATCGCAGTAGAATCAATCGGCGGTTACCTTCCCAAGGTGGTCTCCTCTTTGAGTATGGTGGAGCCGAGGACCGTGGTGATGATCATGCACAGGGGCTGGAACGCCGTCACGAACACCGGCCCCCGCGCCTGCGTCACGATCCCCTGCACGTAGAAGGCCACGCCGGAGCACACGATCCCCTGCAACGAACGAACGCCGCCACGCCAGACGTACTAGCAGGTTAGTTTACTAGCTAGCTTTAGCGAGCTCGCTCGTCGTGGACAGCAGCTAGCTGGTCAGTCAGTCAGGTAAGGATTGATTACGGAGTAGACGGCGGTGAAGAGGCGGGTGTCGAAGCCAATGACCCAGGCGCTCATGTCGTGGCGCTCCGCCACCAGCGCCACCCCGCCGGTCAGCACCGAGCCCAGGAAGCAGATCAGCGTCGCCAGCGTCAGCTCCGCGGGGTAGCTCTGCAGCGTGTTCGACTGCACGGGACGCCAATGCTCTCTGTTAGCGCCGCATATATGCATGCCTCCCCCCTGCTGCCTTGGCGCTTAATACATTACGCAATGCGTCATGCATGGCGTCAGTGCTCGCTCGACGATCGTCGTACCTGGAGGACGAAGAAGCCGGACCAGCACAGGCAGCTGCCGATGATCATGACGATGCCGTTGAGCCAGGATGCGCTGCTCTGGCTCTCCgctgccgcggcggcggcggcggctgaggCCTGGTGGTGGCCCGCGGACCACGGGAACGGCACCACGGGGCCGTGGTACAGGATCATCAGCACGGCGCCCACGACGGTGCAGACCGTGCCGGCGACCTTGGCCTGGCTGCGGAGGCTCCGCAGCCTCAGCCTCTCCATCCTCAGGACCAGCGCCATCAGGAACGTGATGGCGGGGAGGATGTTGACGAGCGCCGAGGCGAAGGTCGCCGAGGTCAGCTTCGCGCCGAGGTAGTACATGTTCTGGTCCAGCACCGGCCTGAAACCGATTCATATAATGCACGTACGTTAGTGCAACAGCAAAAAAAAAAATCCCTTTGTACCCATTGCAGCAGACAACAAAATTCAGAAAATTACTCAAGAACGGCAAGCCCCATGATCTTGAGAAAGATGAGCGGCGTCATCTTGGGCCTCACTCTCCTGCATGCAGCAATGGAAATGATAACAAGCCCCGGCATTTATTAGCAACGACATTACGAGAAACACCCAGCAGCAGTTATGCATGCAGCATGATTAATTCTGTTCTTGTATATACCTCTCGAAGAGGAGGGCGAAGGGGGCcaagacgacggtggcgacgaggTTGCGGTAGACGACGAGGACGAAGTGGTTCATGCCGCGCTTGAGGGAGGCGACGGAGACGATGTACATCCCCGAGAACCCCACCTGCAGCAGCACCATCGCCAGGTACGGCTTCACGTCGTTCATCAGCTTCCCCACGCCCATGGCTGCTGTACGTACGTCACGCCCCCCTCTGATCGATTACCAGCACGACGTGCTGAGGGAGGGAGGCAAGGCAGGCAGGAGTGGCGTTAGCTAGATGAACAGCTAGCTCACTTGTGCTGCTCCTCTCCTCGATCTACTCCACGGCGAGGAAGACAGCCCGCTGCGCTGCCGGTTTTATAGCAATGCGCGAGCGCGCGGCACACGTCAGGTCAATGTCGTCCCATGCATGCATgccccccacccccacccccccGCGCGCGCAACGTCACGAACGCAGTTGCAGGTTGCAGCATACCCCAGCACTCTTGCCCTGTTCCGAGGCCATTTTCCGCGCCACATCGATCGGGTATGCTCTCCACTagctcaaaaaagaaaaaaaaaagataaTTAATTACGCGCTCTCTTCTCCATCGCAGACGAAAGCTCACGTCTCTATAGTTGCATATATGTGATGTTAACACACGTGAACAGACGAGGTCTTCACGGTAAATACCACATCGTCACACAAATACCATATATATACGTACGTGCTACCCGGAGAGGCGCGTGATGTAACTATAACACCTCTAGGCATATATACCGGCGTGTACGTACGGTATCAGAAACTATAGCTTGTTCGATTTTGACAGCCTCATAACCAAAGAAAGCTCGTCTAGCGGGAGAGGATAATGGGATCTAAATTTTacgctataaaatttaaggattcgATCGAATTAAGATTAGACTCTGTTtatatttatttttgaactaaaagtaATTAAGAGCTCAAACAATTTGGGAAAAAAATATTTGGACCGTGATCCAATACCACCCCTAAGTCGGGAGGGAGACTCCGCTAGGAGAATCGCGTCAAAGAATGTCTTAGCGCCGATGGGCTAGCTAAGACGTCCTTAAACATCCTAGAGATGTAAGAAGAATAAATAAGGGCATAGAAGAGTGTTAGGGTATGGGGAAAGACCATACATTCTGACTGTTGGCAAGACGTGCTCAAAAGTTCCACCTTAAGAGACTAACTTTGAGGCCCACATTGAAAGAACCACTTCCTCTTGGGGTCCCTAAGTCATGGGTCCTCCCCTGACCCCGACCAAAGGAGAAGCTCGGCTCTAAGAGACATTCTATAGAAATGTCCAAATAAGATGACTCCTTAACTGCTAGAAGACCCGATGGCCTCCCATGCCTCTTACATGTATAAGGTTAGGGCTCCTAGCACCACAGGATCCCTAGGCGTAAAGTATTCTAAGTCCACAAGACACCTTCTGTTACAGGGCACTAACCTAGAAGCAAGTCCCTAGCccccatgcctcggggcacccatgGGACTAAGTCCTTAGGGCATCTTGTGCTTCGAGGCACTTGCAAGTATAAGTCTTTGGGCCCCTTGCGCCCTGAGACACTTATTAGATGTGCCTTTATGCCCTCCATATGTCGGGCACTACTAAGTCCCTAGGGTCCCTCGTGTCCTGGTGCACATATGGTATAAGTCCTTAGGATCCCTCATGTCTTGGGGTACTTGTTGATATAGGTCCTTAAGACCCCTCATGTCATAAGGTAATAAGGAAAGAAGTGCTTGAGGCAGCCTAATCCCCAAGCATTAGTGACACTTAACTGCTCAGGCCTCTTTATTAGCCTTAGGGCTTGAAGAGTCTACCTTGTTCTTTAAGGGTGGCCAGGTGCTGAGGCCCCCAAACAGGTTGAGAACTCTACAACTAACTATAATCTTGTCTTATGATAGAAGGATGTGTTAGGCCCACTAAGGGTAGTATGGCCACGGGACTAGCAATCACGTTCAAAGAACCTTTGGGTTATTCCTTAGCGAAAGCTTACTAGATAAGTGTTGggtttatgcttcgtcgccgaaggtcttataagaagaagtggtcctcggctgaagctgttggtataagatagccgaaggttcttcttcgtGTAGCCTCGGCATCatcaaccgacttaaagatagaatgaccttttagtccataaaggtctgagtcaatgttgtaagtttttataaagggcatacttgtaattcctcacaggctgcgtcctgtgcctataaatagtgaacagtattccgttactgttcacgcattctggtatttgcaatcgcatttctcggaatacaacctttgtcaaggcataggtatcattgtatttaatgattcaatatattaagtgaatatgatataatgcatctgtgaatCATTTATCCATTTTATACTTTTTACTTTGCATCatcttacaatgtttattgaaagtttattacgaaggttcaacttcgtaataagactcttatcaaccttcgtccaagacccattatccccaaaggaataatgcttcacggacgaaggacagtatcatttaacattttatgttgccttgttcttaattcatagcatttgagaacaagttcccaacaataAGTCTTGGTACAACATATTAAATGTGTGATGGGTGACATTAGAGACCTGACTAAGCGTGCTAACACCCGTCTTATGCTATAGGGCAATCAAGACCGCTACACATTATGTGCACTAATCCTGTAGCCATGGATGCGCATACAGGGTGTACCATGAAATATAATAATGTATAGAGAGCCATGTTAGTTGCCAGTTACATCATGTCAGGAGGCTCAGGCCCTGGCATCTGTAGACATTGGTTACCAAACCTGCCTCTACAGCTGATATGACGATCACCTCAGGAAGGGATGCCTATGAACCGAGCCTATGTAACGCATTAAATGCGATAGATGACATTACAATCATGCCTTCCCTGACACACTCTCAAGAGAGCAGGTGTACTCGATGCACTATACAAGTGTGCCCTCACATTTAAGACCGTATCTGGTCAAACAATCATGTCGGTTACCAAGGAATGGTAAAATCACTATAGCCATAACTAAGTAGTATGATAGTACTTTTAtataggaacaattggatctataccattaaaagatccaaaccttagatatataccatggaccccacatgtcattgactcatgtggacccacatgtaagtgagatagtaatggtatggatccaaagtggtgatcttttaatggtatggatccaaatttcccttttATATAATAAAAGTTATTGGTACCAACGTCAACGGAAGGCTTTCAGCACTCACTTTTCTAAGAAATATGATGTGCCAATGTCGTCCTTGTTGCTAGCCGTTATTAAAAAGTGATAGCAAACTATTTCCACATTGCCATGATCGATTTTCCCTCATACTAGCTCATGGATCTACTAGAGGCCTTGATCGGATCTTGGGAAAAACTCTGACGTCAATTCGTCTTCAACTTTGAGGGCACATACTCACGACTAGGAGTGGAGTCCAAACTCCACACCATCCAACAAGCGGGGAAGTCCATGCACACCTTTGTGTGAAGATTTTGTAGAGTCAGAAACAACATTATCCACATATCGGTAACATTGGTTGTCGTCACCTTATAGCAAGGCATGCAAGATGAAAATATGCTCGAAAAACTAGCTAGCCTCCTACAATATCCAAGATGTGAGGGAGATATTCTTTCTTATCAACACATGTCATGATCCACTAAAGACTTATCCAAGGCTACTAGGGTCAGATGGTCCTAAATTAAGCCCTAAAAGAGAATGAAAAAGAAGCTTATGCGGCCCTAGGTTTGTGTTGCCAACAAAAGTAGTGAGCCTTCCCCTGAGGCTAATATACAACCTTAGCTGATGCCCTAGGACACTAAAAATACTACACCATACATAGGACAAATCTCTATGGTTTGACTAAGTGTAGGGTAGTGAAAGACTTAGTTGAGCACTTCCAATAGTGATCTGCCAGTAGCACCCTAGACAAAAGCACCACGACCAACAACATCGACACAAGTGGCTCCAAGGCAACAAATTAAGGCCTAAGAATTTTCTCATCGAAGAAGATGAAGAATACCTAGACTTCTAGGACCCAGTGCATAAGTGACCATAATCTACGGGGCTGTCAAAAAGCTTAGCTCATGGCAAAACCTCAAGATCTTTCTCCGAGAGGTGCATGCCACTGTCATGTGGCCTCGCTCTATCGGTCCCTAAAATGGACAAACACTCCTATCACATTTGACTCTACTAACTATCCTAGCAACATAGCAGGCACATGGTTTCTATTCCTTTTGGTTTCCCCACCATCAACAACATCAAGATTAGGCATGTCCTAATTGATGgtgggtgatagtcgcctagagggggggtgaatagggcgaaactgaaatttacaaatataaacacaactacaagccgggttagcgttagaaataaaatcgagtccgcgagagagggcgcaaaacaaatcgcaagcgaataagtaagtgagacacgcggatttgttttaccgaggttcggttctcgcaaacctactccccgttgaggaggccacaaaggccgggtctctttcaacccttccctctctcaaacggtccctcggaccgagtgagcttctcttctcaaatcaaagccgggaacaaaacttccccgcaagggccaccacacaattggtgcctcttgccttgattacaatggagttttgatctcaagaacaagtgagaaagaaaagaagcaatccaatcgcaagagctcaaaagaacacaagcaaatcgctctctctagtcactatggcgttgtgtggaattcggagaggatttgatctctttggtgtgtctataattgaatgctagagctcttgtagtagttgggaactggaaaacttggatgccatgaatggcggggtggttggggtatttatagccccaaccaccaaaagtggtcgttggaaggttgtctgttcgatggcacaccggacagtccggtgcacaccggacagtccggtgccccctaccacgtcatcactgccgttggattctgaccgttggagcttctgacttgtgggcccgcctgggtgtccggtgcacaccggacaggtactgtttgctgtccggtgtgccagtatgggcgcgcctgacttctgcgcgcgctgcgcgcgcatttaatgcgccgcaggtagccgttggcgccgactagccattgctctggagtcgcaccggacagtccggtgcacaccggacagtccggtgaattatagcggactagccgttggagtttcccgaagctggcgagttcctgaggctgatcttccttggcgcaccggacactgtccggtgtacaccggacagtccggtgaattatagcgcgagtgcctctggaaattcccgaaggtggcgagttcgagttggagtcctctggtgcaccggacactgtccggtggtgcaccggacactgtccggtgtacaccggacagtccggtgctcccagaccagagggccttcggttgccactttgctcctttgttgaatccaaaacttggtccttttattggctgagtgtgaaccttttacacctgtacaatctatacacttgggcaaactagttagtccaattatttgtgttgggcaattcaaccaccaaaattatataggaactaggtgtaagcctaattccctttcaatctccccctttttggtgattgatgccaacacaaaccaaagaaaatatagaagtgcataattgaactagtttgcattatgtaagtgtaaaggttgcttggaatttagccaatataaatacttataagatatgcgtggattgtttcttacttataacattttggaccacgctagcaccacatgttttgtttttgcaaaatcttttgtaaatcttttctaagttcttttgcaaatagtcaaaggtagtgaataagagttttgcaaagcattttcaagatttgaaattttctccccctgtttcaaatgcttttcctttgacttaaacaaaactccccctaaatgagatcctcctcttagtgttcaagagggttttgatatgcctttttgaaatgctactttcttccctttttgagcacaataggataccaattgaaaatattcaacactaagtttttgaaattggttggtggtgcggtccttttgctttgggct
It encodes:
- the LOC100273211 gene encoding WAT1-related protein At1g21890-like produces the protein MGVGKLMNDVKPYLAMVLLQVGFSGMYIVSVASLKRGMNHFVLVVYRNLVATVVLAPFALLFERRVRPKMTPLIFLKIMGLAVLEPVLDQNMYYLGAKLTSATFASALVNILPAITFLMALVLRMERLRLRSLRSQAKVAGTVCTVVGAVLMILYHGPVVPFPWSAGHHQASAAAAAAAAESQSSASWLNGIVMIIGSCLCWSGFFVLQSNTLQSYPAELTLATLICFLGSVLTGGVALVAERHDMSAWVIGFDTRLFTAVYSGIVCSGVAFYVQGIVTQARGPVFVTAFQPLCMIITTVLGSTILKEETTLGSVIGAAIIVVGLYCLIWGKSKDHLGNGGKPAVAELPLTSAPNGGTNGYGKHALGGGGGGHHVAAGVEAPPPSSKCVH